The Epinephelus lanceolatus isolate andai-2023 chromosome 10, ASM4190304v1, whole genome shotgun sequence genomic sequence GTAGTCATTGTGAGTCTCTGTAGTCATCTTGAGTCTCTGTAGCCATCTtgagtctctctgtagtcatctCGAGTCTCTGTAGTCATCTTGAGTCTCTGTAGCCATCTTGAGTCTCTGTAGTCATCTTgggtctctctgtagtcattgtgagtctctgtagtcatcttgagtctctttgtaatatttttaagtctctttgtagccatcTTGAGTCTCTGTAGCCATCTtgagtctctctgtagtcatctcgagtctctgtagtcatcttgagtctctctgtagtcatctcgagtctctgtagtcatcttgagtctctctgtagtcatcttGAGtctttttgtaatatttttaagTCTCTTTATAGCCATCTTGAGTCTCTGTAGCCATCTtgagtctctctgtagtcatcttGAGTATCTTTGTAATAtttttaagtctctttgtagccatcTTGAGTCTCTGTAGCCATCTTGAGTCTCTGTAGTCATCTTGAgtctctctctgtagtcatcttgagtctctttgtagtcatctcgagtctctctgtagtcatcttgagtctttgtagtcatcttgagtatctttgtaatatttttaagtctctttgtagtcatctcgagtctctgtagtcatcttgagtctctctgtggtcatctTGAGTCTCTGTGTAGTCATCTcgagtctctctgtagtcatcttgagtctctttgtagtcatctcgagtctctctgtagtcatcttgagtctttgtagtcatcttgagtatctttgtaatatttttaagtctctttgtagccatcttgagtctctctgtagtcatcttGAGTCTCTGTAGTCATCTTGAGTCACTGTAGCCACCTtgagtctctctgtagtcattttgtgtctctttgtaataattttgtgtctctttgtaatctttttgagtctctttgtagtcatcttgAGTCTCTGTAGTCATCTTGAGTCTCTTTGTAATATGTTGAGTATCTTTGTAATCtttttaagtctctttgtagtcatcttgAGTCTCTGTAGTCATCTGGAGTATCTTTGTAATATTTTTAAGTCTCTTTAAAGCCATCTtgagtctctctgtagtcattttgagtctctttgtaataatttgtttctctttgtattcATCTTGactctctttgtagtcatttgtttATCTTTGTAGTCGTCttaagtctctttgtagctattttgtgtctctttgtagtcaccatgaatttctttgtagtcattttgagtcgcTTTGTAGTTATCTTGAGTCTCTTTATGGTCAGCTTGagtcactttgtagtcatttgcaTATCTTTCTAGTCATCTTTAGtccctttgtggtcattttgagtctctttgttgtcaccTTGCGTCTCTCTATAGTCATCTTGAgtcactttgtggttgtttgtaaCATTTTGTAGGTGAAGGCGAGGGGGCCCCTGGGCCTGCACCtggtaggcccattcagtatTCCATCCATGCACACAAGCACTTCCTACGCATCAATACTGTCCCATAAACTATTCATTAAATCTAAGCATTAATCCACACTGActgtttcacacacatttttaacgGGGTAATGTATTTGTGCATTTACTATGAATATGTATTGAAGGACAGGAGCAGCAGTTGGCAGTATTATGTACTCACAATGCTGAGCAGGAGCGGGAGCAACAACAGATGCATCATGGGTGTCATGATCACAGTCTGGGAAGGAAGGGGAGAAGAGGAGTAGGAGATATGGGAGATAGGATTATATACAGTGGTGAGGGAAAAAGCAGGAGGTTGAGGAGGCAGAGAGGTgacatgaggaggaggatttaAGTAACATGGTTAAAATTTACAGAGCATAATATTCACTGTGATCTGCTGTTAAATTCACATCTCACACTTGTAGGAATAATGGAAACTGATGTTGTCCAGAAACAATTAACCGCAGTGTGCCTCACTCTGTTCAGCACACCGAGTTATTGATTCATAAAGACAAAGTAAATCTGTCCTTGGATATCCACACATGTACATGCTATCTCTACGTGTGTGGCACCACCTACACAACCATGTGAATTACCCACCTCGGCACATGGGAGAAACTGAAAGTCAGAGCTTACACGCAACGCACGACTCGAGCAATTTTCACAGTGGGTGTCAATATGACGCAGGTGGCCAAAGGTCATTATGGAGCGTTTAACCTTAGCAACTTTACAGTAGCCTCAGAGTGACATAACAGccttcactgtgtgtttgtgtgtgcgggtgtggcttttttgtttaaaaagaatTGACAcgttttactgtctctctgcGTGGTTGGATTATAAGACAAAgtccccaccacctctcctacgcTGGGGCAAGACACAGACACTGTGTTTTTGCCtctattttgttgttgtttttcatctttttgcAGTCATAATGCAAAATGATGCAATTTCTTTCTGCATTTgcgtggttttgtgtctctttgaggtcatcttCTGTCATtctttggtcgttttgtgtctctttgcagttgttttgtatcttttttgcagttgttttgtatcttttttgcagttcctttgcatctcgtTGTGGTCATTTATGTCTATTCCTGGTCAGTACATTATACAATAATTTGAGTAACATTTTGGGGATGACAGCCAAGgggggccctgacactttgggccacAGGGCCTGtgcagtaatccatccatgtctcTCTGACATCCAAAAGTTACATATGAAGTTTAAATGATAATTCCATGTCATACAGTGTGTCTCAAAGAAGCTGTGAACCCAGATGGAGTTAACTTACTCTAACACCAGTTTGAgttatgacagaaaaaaagtattcaTCATTATCAAACAAGACTAACATAACATGCATAATTGTGCTTAGCAAATATATCTAGGATGTATTGATAAATGACCACGTTCGAGATCTGTTGACTTGTAAAGTGCAGGCGAGAGAGAAGGCTGCCGCAAGAAAGTGAAGGTGACATTGAGTCATGGCCAATGACCTTTTTGTAGCACAGCACACTTTTAATGTCACCGCCCCAGTCACACTCATAATGAACAGGACTTTAACTCTTCtttgatttaattattatttaattactttaaTTTGTATGTCTGTCTACATGTTGACCACTACTTCTGCTGACTAccatattttactttttagaaAAGCCCACTTTGATTTCTCTGACTTTCAGTGAGGAAAATATTCTGTTAATTGAAATTTTCACTGTATGTGCTCAACAAAACTTTGATGGACGAAGTGACAAAGCTGTAATGACTTGTCTGTTGCAGGCCCTAACTTTCTTCCTTTAGCGCAATGACTGTATGACCTCTGTCAGTCTACATTTCAGCTGCTATGACACCAAATCTAGTGTCCCACACATACACTAATATCCCCCCAAAGCTCGGCTCTGGCAACAACCCAGGAAGCCACAAAGAAGCAGAGGTCAATTGTCAGATATGCCAACACCAGATGCAAAGGCCCTGTCAAAGTCAAGTGAAGATCACAGCACTTCTATAACAAACTAAAAGCATCCAACACATCAAACTCAGCCTGTTAAAAAGCAGAAGCAGTCCAGTTGAGTGTCCTACTCACACCCCAAAATCTACTCCAAATACTCAACATGTCCAAAGCTGGGAGACAGAAGAGCGAGGAGACTTACCTTGGCGGAGAGATCGAGCGAGTCACTCCTCAGACCTCAGAGTGATCTGAGCAGCCCCATCCTGTCTGGTCAAACGTTAACCAGGTGTTAACCAGCAATGTTTTATTGGATCTAATGATTGTCTAATCACCCTGCCCTCATGTTGAGTTAGCCAATGGGGGCGTAGCTGAGGAGCAAGAAGGAGACAGGAAGAATGGAACAATGATACATACAATACTGTGAAAGACAAATCCATTAGCACTTAGTATTAGCCACTGATTTGATATAATGGTTATAGATTATAGAGGGTTACAGAGTCCTGTTGGTGGGTTTAAGTTGCCTAACGTTACTCACAATAGTAGTTTTTAGTCTGCAggtgtgttgttttgtgaacaaaaagagaaaaactgaagcaaaagtaataaataatgGGGGAAAATTTCTTTAGGAATCTGCTGTTCAGCGTTAGAGTTTCTAATTTCCCCTCAGACTTTGACCTCTGCACCTCTGCATCGTTTCCTGTCAGATTTTCCATTGCTAGCAGTGCCTGATAAGGAGTTGTGTGTAGACAATAGGACCAACAGATTACACTAACAATGCAATGCATCATAAGAATGCAAACCCACGGGGTCATCTGGTGTTATTCAGCAGGTCAAGGCACCTACTATAAAACTGTTAAATAgcaggtttgattccagctCATGGCCTTGACTCTCGCTGAACTTTCCCACCTCTATAAAAGTGTATAAATGAATGCTCAAGAGAAATGCCTCAAAGCTCCTCATTGATTTATGCCTTATCTATGACCCAACCTCTCATATAGCTGTGACTGTCTCCAAAACATCCCAATGCACACCCTGAGCTTTACACGCTGCAGAAAGCTGCTCAGCAACAAGGTAGAGATTTGTGTGAATCCGCAATTGTAGAAAAGCAGGCTGTGAAGTGAGTCACCATTTCACAGCACTGTTATTTAACCAGAACCTGTGACTGCCGTGTTGATGGTTCAGCAGATGAAGCCATTAATTCAGATGGAGGTGACTCTGTTATGTAAAGCATGGGTCTGCCTTGTGATAGATATTCTGGGCCAACTTGCACCAACACCATCTGCCTGATGCTCCCTGGACCGAACATacaagcacatacacacacttcccGGGTTCCTCTGAATGTTACCTTGGCAACACATCTACTGCTTTTCTGACAAAACGGAGTTTGGGATCTGAGCAGGCGGTGTCTGAGCAGGATGTTCGGTGTCACACTGTGACCCAAATCTCTGATCAGTCCCTGAGCAGTCAGATCACTGCACTCAatcatctgtctctctctctcgcacacacacactcatacacacatacagggggactaattttgtttctgAAAGTTCAGCTTTAATGTCACCTGACTCATCTTTTGTCAGCTCAGTTGTGTAAGTGTGTCCCTTTTGTGTCAAAGCTGAGTCACCCATCGTATTTTCTCATCGGTAAGGTTGAGATGACAGACCATAGGTGGAAATTTCAGGGTGGCGGGGGCGGaggggacacgtccccctcACGATATAGGACATGTGCATTAGCCAACCCtcctacaataaaaaaaaacatgaaagtagcagaggattTACTTCGACAAAATCACAGAGATTCATACAGTCATTATCCGTAACTGCTTGTCCTATTTAGGAtcacagggggctggagcctatcccaactgacTTTGGAGTCTGGAGGCGTGGTATACCCTGGATAGGTCCctgactatcacagggctgacacatagagacagacaaccattcacgctcacgcAATTACATCTACgggcaatttaaagtcaccagttaacctaacttGCACGTCTTTGGGCTGTGGAAGAAGCTggagaacccacactgacacataaGGGCCCCAACCAGCCGgcgggtttgaaccaggaaccctcttgttgtgagaTGACAGTGCTAAAAACTGCACCACGGTGCTGCCCAAAATAAAGACAtgtacaccataaattgatgcagaaaaggcacaaaatggtgcataaaaaaaaatcaccagaatgcagtaAATTAACCTCCCCATGTGTCCCCTGTCATGCAGAGACCAAACCTACTCCCATGTGACAGACAAAAgccacatttttttaatctcaaaACTGGATGATGTCACTTTATTTCAATAAGCAACACTGAAACATACAAGTAGCAAAATACAATACATTATATcaatctgttttttatttacagtaagtgcaaaacacaacaagttataaataaatttaaagtaACAACAAAATGATCATCGCAAATCATCATAATTCATCGTCAACAGCTTACAACTGGTTATGTTAGCACTTGGGGAATTGACAGACCACACATTTGGCAAAAGGACAAGGAAAgtgaggagacaggagagaagAGGCTAATATTAATGTAACACAAAAAATGTCCTTCTCTCAGTTTCCATCAGTTGATCACTAACTTCCAACATTTATGACACAAGATGCTTCATTTGCAGATTGTCCAGTCCATTACAGAGGCTAACAAACTGAGCTCAGTCCACTGTCTGCTTTAGACTGCAACACATGGATGGCAGTGCAGAAACGTTGCAAACACCTCTCATGTGCACCATGCTGGCTCAGTGTGAACACAGGACTGAGGCTTGAACCGTTTAGCCCTTCAGAACGAGGCTTCCCTCCAGCCCATGTTCAAATGCTCTGATCTCCAGTTCACCTGCTCAAAGGTTTGTTGCAGGGTTAAAAACACAGGAGTCTGTCAGGCTCCTACAGCACAGAGAGATCATGACAGGACTTCGATTTCAGCCAGAATGCCACACTGGGATTGTTCTTTGCCACCACCTTGTCCAGGAAGCGTTTGGCCTTCATAGGGAGGCTTTCTCGGCGTGCACTACAGCTTATGTGCCTGCGACGCTTGTTGGCTTCCTTGGAGTCTCTGCGTAGACGCAGCTGTCGCACTATGCCGTGGAAAGCCTCCCAGACATTGTGCTGCATGGCGGCTGAGGTTTCGATGAACTTGCAgtcaaacacagcagcacatgCACGACCCtctgaaacaggaagtcagtgatCAGTACTTGCACatagaaaaaaaacctcacagtgaacacaaacagacagggATTTGGTCTCCTCACCGCTGACTGACACCTCTCTGCGTCGCACCAGGTCACATTTGTTCCCCACCAGGATGATCGGTGTGTGCTGGGCAGGCCGGAAGCGGCGAAGGGTGATCCGGAGCTCGGAGGCTCGCAGGAACGAGGCCCGGTCGGTCACAGAGTACAGCAACAGGTAGGCATCACCTGTCTGCATGTAGTGTTCCCGAGCCCATTCGTTATCAGTCTGCAAAGACAAACATGCACCGTTAGATGAAGGATTCACAGTGTGGCATGTATAGTGTGCCCTCCTCAGATTCACACAAGGCAATGCAGCTGTTTTTCCACCTCACCTCTGCATCCCATGTGTCGAGAAGAGTTATGGTTGCAGGCTCTCCGTCCACTTCAATTTCCTTTTCACACACTTCATCTGAAATGATTGGGAAAATCATGGACTTATAGTCATTTTGTTGACGGAAATGTGTTGGACATAATCATACCATCAAAATAACTGCAGCATTACgatattattataaaaaaaaaatcaacaagtGCATGTTGCTTAATAAACATTACAATGGCCTTTTCACATATTattttctctgtattttatAATGTGCAAGTTTGAAATTTCTATATAGGGCTTTAGTTTGCTTTAGTTCGTttccttttaaaatgtattataaaACTAAGACAGATCTGTTTGTCAATAATCACAACACAATATATTTCAGCATCTTTtcctcacctccacacagctCACAGTCATCGCTGTCCATGCTGTCCGCTGCCCCTGCGAAGATGCTGGCAAAAGCCGTCTTGCCGACCCCGCTGGCCCCTAAAAGCACCACCCGATAGGGGCCCCCGGGTTCTAACGGCTCTCCGGCCGAGTCGGTGGAGATGACCGAGTCTGAGGACGACCAGCTCCCGCGGCTCACGTCCGACTCCCCGGTGGAGCTGGTGCAGGACTTGGAGCGAGAGATGCAGGCGGGGACGCGGGCCAGGAGGCTGTCTGTGAGCAGGTGGCTGCCCGGGTCGCAGATGCTCCACCGGTGGAGCTCGGTCTGCAGGCGGAGGCTGTGCCGGCGCACACTGGACAGCATGTTGCTGGAGCAGCGATAAAATCAGGATGAAaacaccccccaaaaaacaaagttgAACGAGTCGGTTTCTTCCTTAAAAGTCGCTTTTACAGCTTCCTATCCTTCAGATACATAAATGTCCATTTGTTTCAAAGAGACTGACTTAAGATAAGGGGAGCATAAACTGtcctaaaatgatgaaaaagacaataaagtAAGTATAAATATGCTCTGCTGCAAGTATACTCAACAATAAATTACTGCACCCTCAATGAGGCTGATAAAACGCATGAAACTATTTCTATAATCTCGACTTCAGATGCAAAGACGTGCATCCcgcattaaaaacaaactttaactCGAGCATCGCAAAAACATTTGGTTGGCAAATCCCGGAGCGACATTCACAGCTGGCTTCTTCTCCGTGTGTCTGCAGCAGTCTGTCAGTAATCTCCATCTGAGAGTGTCTCTAATGCTGCGATGGGGTTTCCCTGGTTTATAAagacgaagaggaggagggatcaCACAAGTGGAGCATGAGTGTTTACTGTGGTGTGGTGGGTATTTACTGTTCTGACTCACTCTCACACTGTCAGGATGGGCTACTGCTGCCCAGATTATGTTTACACCAAAGGGGCATTGAATTGTGCAACATGAaagtaaaaatgaattaaaaaatgtctttgcgGAATTTATAGATGAGGTTTTCTGGAGATGAATAGATCTCTCTTATATCCCCCTGAgccctgaacttttgtttggtatgcatttttaatttctcctagctatatGGGATCAGCAGGAGCTGAtaactataaa encodes the following:
- the gem gene encoding GTP-binding protein GEM → MLSSVRRHSLRLQTELHRWSICDPGSHLLTDSLLARVPACISRSKSCTSSTGESDVSRGSWSSSDSVISTDSAGEPLEPGGPYRVVLLGASGVGKTAFASIFAGAADSMDSDDCELCGDEVCEKEIEVDGEPATITLLDTWDAETDNEWAREHYMQTGDAYLLLYSVTDRASFLRASELRITLRRFRPAQHTPIILVGNKCDLVRRREVSVSEGRACAAVFDCKFIETSAAMQHNVWEAFHGIVRQLRLRRDSKEANKRRRHISCSARRESLPMKAKRFLDKVVAKNNPSVAFWLKSKSCHDLSVL